A region of Allocoleopsis franciscana PCC 7113 DNA encodes the following proteins:
- a CDS encoding PAS domain-containing sensor histidine kinase — protein sequence MCETELTIAPQNSNWATRVCTQAQAKETMQNIEESPPTSLLLHPESYVDLVQGLDVIIWEMDALTWKFTFVSDRAQDILGYPISQWFDQPQFWQDQLLHPEDREWCIHFCVTATQAAKDHQFEYRAIAADGRVVWLKDLVRVVCDENGCAKRLRGVMVDITQEKEAQQRTQQLLREREERSELERVQKALRQSEERYRSLVEATSPIIWDTNAEGELVTEQARWSAFTGQTYAEYQGWGWLNAIHPADRTHTAQAWREALANRTLYQVEHRVRRNDGEYRYMSARAVPVLEPDGSIREWVGVHTDITQRKQVEAARDSALCEAQAARAALQWVFMQAPAAIQVTRGSNHITETANSLYIKLTGKRDLVGKPVREAFSELEGQGFFELLDQVYATGEPFIGKEMPAVFDRNDDGKLEESFWNFVYQPLVDGEGNVYGIMTHAVEVTEQVQARQEIEKKAEELAELTRSLERSNQELDQFAYITSHDLKAPLRAISTLSEWIEEDLGDQIQDDSREHLRLLRGRVQRMTDLIDGILQYSRAGRVQQVERVDVAVLIAEVMELIAPSPDILMVVEPGMPTLKTEKIPLEQVLINLIGNAIKYAQCPHARIQVSVRDVGRYYEFAIADNGPGIAPEYHEKIWVIFQRLEARDKVEGTGIGLSVVKKIVESRGGQVWVESELGAGATFRFTWPKYFQKRVKA from the coding sequence ATGTGCGAGACCGAGTTGACGATCGCACCACAAAACAGTAACTGGGCGACAAGAGTGTGTACTCAAGCCCAAGCCAAGGAGACGATGCAGAATATAGAAGAATCGCCCCCTACATCGTTACTTCTACACCCAGAGAGCTATGTTGATTTGGTGCAAGGACTCGATGTGATCATCTGGGAGATGGACGCTTTGACGTGGAAATTCACGTTTGTGAGCGATCGCGCCCAAGATATTCTGGGTTATCCCATCAGCCAGTGGTTCGATCAACCTCAATTTTGGCAAGACCAATTACTCCATCCCGAAGACCGGGAGTGGTGCATTCATTTCTGCGTAACGGCAACTCAGGCTGCAAAAGACCATCAATTCGAGTATAGAGCGATCGCCGCAGATGGTCGCGTAGTGTGGCTCAAAGATTTAGTCCGCGTGGTGTGTGACGAAAACGGTTGCGCTAAGCGGCTGCGAGGTGTCATGGTTGATATCACCCAAGAGAAAGAAGCACAACAGAGAACTCAGCAACTGTTGCGTGAACGGGAGGAACGTAGTGAACTGGAAAGGGTGCAAAAAGCCCTCCGCCAGAGCGAAGAACGCTACCGTTCCCTGGTTGAGGCGACTTCTCCCATCATCTGGGACACGAATGCCGAAGGAGAATTGGTCACCGAACAGGCTCGATGGAGTGCCTTCACCGGGCAGACTTATGCAGAATACCAAGGATGGGGATGGCTCAATGCCATTCATCCCGCCGATCGAACTCATACCGCACAGGCATGGCGTGAGGCTCTTGCCAACCGTACCCTTTACCAAGTCGAGCATCGTGTGCGGCGTAATGACGGTGAGTATCGCTATATGAGTGCTCGTGCTGTACCTGTGTTGGAACCCGACGGCAGCATTCGGGAATGGGTGGGCGTACACACGGATATTACCCAACGTAAGCAAGTCGAAGCGGCACGGGATAGCGCGTTATGTGAAGCGCAAGCCGCCCGTGCGGCACTCCAGTGGGTGTTTATGCAAGCCCCAGCCGCCATTCAAGTGACTCGCGGGTCTAACCATATCACGGAAACGGCTAACTCCCTGTACATCAAACTGACGGGGAAGCGGGATTTGGTGGGCAAACCCGTCCGTGAGGCGTTCTCGGAGTTGGAAGGGCAGGGCTTTTTTGAGTTGTTAGATCAGGTTTATGCCACGGGTGAACCGTTTATCGGTAAGGAAATGCCGGCTGTATTTGACCGCAATGATGATGGCAAATTGGAAGAGAGCTTTTGGAATTTCGTTTATCAACCGTTGGTTGATGGCGAGGGCAACGTTTATGGAATTATGACCCATGCGGTGGAAGTCACCGAGCAAGTGCAGGCGCGGCAAGAAATTGAGAAAAAAGCCGAGGAACTGGCTGAACTGACGCGATCGCTAGAGCGCTCCAACCAGGAACTCGATCAGTTTGCTTATATCACCTCTCATGACCTCAAAGCCCCCTTGCGTGCGATCTCAACCCTCTCGGAGTGGATTGAGGAAGACTTAGGCGACCAAATTCAGGACGACTCCCGTGAACATTTAAGGTTGTTGCGCGGACGGGTACAACGCATGACAGACCTAATTGACGGAATATTGCAATATTCCCGTGCAGGTCGCGTGCAACAGGTGGAACGGGTGGATGTCGCGGTTTTAATCGCTGAAGTGATGGAACTGATCGCCCCATCCCCAGATATTTTAATGGTGGTTGAACCAGGAATGCCGACACTGAAGACGGAAAAGATACCCCTAGAACAGGTCTTGATCAATTTAATTGGCAATGCCATCAAGTATGCTCAGTGTCCCCATGCCCGTATCCAGGTTAGTGTTCGAGACGTGGGACGGTACTATGAGTTTGCGATCGCAGACAATGGGCCAGGAATTGCACCAGAGTACCATGAGAAGATTTGGGTGATTTTCCAAAGGCTAGAAGCACGAGATAAAGTGGAAGGAACAGGCATCGGACTCTCCGTCGTGAAAAAGATTGTCGAGAGTCGAGGCGGGCAGGTGTGGGTCGAATCCGAACTTGGGGCGGGAGCGACCTTCCGCTTTACATGGCCTAAATACTTCCAGAAGCGTGTCAAGGCATAA
- a CDS encoding metallophosphoesterase family protein, with the protein MILFGGDPHGDFKPIIRAVEAYTPQAVILLGDLDLERSLEQEVSAIIDKTEVWFIPGNHDGDRDCWYDHLFASKLGDRNLHGRVVEIDGKRVAGLGGVFREKIWMPPAQPKFRSHKELLFACAKKDRWRDGIPRKHHVTIFWQQYEALWDERADILVTHEAPSCHRYGFKELDHLALALGVKTVVHGHHHEQYSRRICDSQIRVHGVGKAGVCDESGNILITGKQDEQRRRRWYR; encoded by the coding sequence ATGATTCTTTTTGGCGGAGACCCCCACGGGGATTTCAAACCGATTATCAGGGCTGTGGAGGCTTATACTCCACAAGCGGTGATTTTGCTGGGCGATCTCGATTTAGAGCGATCGCTTGAACAAGAAGTTTCCGCCATCATTGACAAAACTGAAGTTTGGTTTATCCCTGGCAATCATGACGGCGACCGAGATTGTTGGTACGATCACCTGTTTGCTTCAAAACTAGGCGATCGCAATCTACATGGTCGTGTTGTCGAAATTGATGGCAAGCGAGTCGCGGGTTTAGGTGGTGTGTTTCGTGAAAAAATTTGGATGCCACCCGCTCAACCGAAATTTCGCAGCCACAAAGAACTATTGTTTGCCTGTGCCAAAAAAGACCGTTGGCGCGATGGTATCCCCCGCAAGCATCATGTCACGATATTTTGGCAACAATATGAGGCACTTTGGGACGAACGAGCGGATATCTTAGTGACCCATGAAGCGCCTTCCTGCCATCGCTACGGATTTAAAGAACTTGATCATTTAGCTCTAGCGCTTGGGGTCAAAACAGTCGTACATGGTCATCACCACGAACAGTATAGTCGGAGAATTTGCGATAGCCAAATTCGAGTTCATGGAGTCGGTAAAGCTGGGGTGTGTGATGAGTCTGGCAACATCTTGATCACGGGCAAGCAAGACGAACAACGTCGGCGACGATGGTACCGGTAG
- a CDS encoding hemolysin family protein, whose product MTAVTFEILFILLLIIANGVFSMSETALVSARKARLQQLANEGDAKARTALEVANAPNRFLSTVQIGITLIGIMTGAFGGATIASKLVGILNLVPLLAPYSESLSLGIVIACITYLSLVIGELVPKRLALNSPERIALAVASPMSLLSRLTAPVVYLLSVSTDAVVRLLGIRTSTEPPITEEEIRVLIEQGTQAGMFKATEQEMLERVFNLEELRVNALMTPRRRLAWLDVDDSPEENRRKINNSVYSRFPVCSGSLDNVLGVVQIKDLFVCTSEGQPINLTASLRQPIVVPESINALKVLELFKQSGLHIALVVDEYDIVQGLVTLNDILEAIVGEVPSVDEQTEPQVVQRADGSWLLDGMLPIYELKERLDVEKLPGEEGGGYHTLGGFVISQVGHIPTSGNYFEWRQLRFEVVDMDGNRVDKVLVMPISKDSFGSRNALSG is encoded by the coding sequence ATAACGGCTGTGACGTTTGAAATTCTGTTTATTCTCCTCCTGATTATTGCTAACGGCGTCTTTTCCATGTCAGAGACGGCTCTTGTTTCAGCACGCAAAGCACGGCTGCAACAATTAGCCAATGAGGGTGATGCCAAAGCACGCACGGCGCTAGAAGTCGCCAATGCGCCGAATCGCTTCCTCTCCACGGTTCAGATTGGTATCACCCTCATCGGTATCATGACTGGTGCCTTTGGTGGAGCCACTATCGCTTCAAAACTGGTGGGCATCTTGAACTTGGTGCCGTTGCTTGCGCCCTACAGCGAAAGCCTCAGTCTCGGTATTGTGATTGCGTGCATTACCTATCTTTCACTGGTGATTGGGGAACTGGTGCCTAAGCGGCTGGCATTGAATAGCCCCGAACGCATCGCCTTGGCTGTCGCCTCCCCAATGAGTCTCTTGTCGAGGCTAACGGCTCCAGTCGTCTATCTGTTGAGCGTCTCGACTGATGCGGTTGTTCGGCTCTTAGGCATCCGAACCTCTACAGAGCCACCCATCACAGAAGAAGAAATCCGAGTTTTGATCGAGCAAGGTACCCAAGCTGGGATGTTTAAGGCAACCGAGCAAGAAATGCTAGAACGGGTGTTCAACCTGGAGGAGTTGCGTGTCAATGCATTGATGACGCCCCGCAGACGGCTTGCTTGGCTTGACGTTGACGATAGCCCCGAAGAGAACCGACGCAAAATAAATAATAGTGTCTATTCTCGTTTTCCCGTTTGCTCTGGCAGTCTTGATAACGTCCTTGGTGTAGTGCAAATCAAAGATTTATTTGTCTGTACTTCGGAAGGTCAGCCGATCAATCTAACAGCTTCATTGCGACAGCCAATTGTTGTACCCGAAAGTATAAATGCTCTGAAGGTCTTGGAGCTATTCAAGCAATCAGGTCTGCATATAGCACTGGTAGTGGACGAATACGATATTGTTCAGGGATTGGTCACGCTCAACGATATTTTGGAAGCGATTGTGGGTGAAGTGCCCTCAGTTGATGAGCAGACAGAACCGCAAGTGGTGCAACGCGCCGATGGTTCGTGGTTGTTGGATGGAATGTTACCCATATACGAATTGAAAGAACGCCTCGATGTTGAGAAGCTACCTGGAGAAGAAGGAGGTGGATATCATACATTGGGTGGCTTTGTGATTTCGCAGGTGGGGCATATTCCCACTTCCGGCAATTATTTTGAATGGCGTCAGTTGCGTTTTGAAGTGGTAGATATGGATGGAAACCGAGTCGATAAGGTGCTGGTTATGCCGATTTCAAAGGATTCTTTTGGGTCGCGTAACGCGCTTAGTGGTTAG
- the mutS gene encoding DNA mismatch repair protein MutS, with product MSGYLEASTSPNEPNGANPIRATERALSVAAENADHHTVDRTKLTPMMQHFVEVKEQYPHALLLYRVGDFYETFFQDARRLAEELELVLTSKDAGKGIGRVYMTGVPHHALDRYCRLLVEKGFAIAICDQVEDAAVAAKEGRQVRREVTQILTPGTLLDEGMLAARRNNFLAAMVMAGNHWGLAYADISTGEFLTTQSTELELLVQELMRLQPSEVLIPTNAPDLISMLRPGEKSQHLPECLPNSFCYTFRPQSPFSPAEARQRIIERFRVRSLEGMGCEHLPLGVRAAGGLLEYLEDTQKENYVALQCLRTYTIADYLILDHQSRRNLEITATVRDNTFHGSLLWALDKTHTAMGGRALRRWLLQPLLDIKGIRARHDTIQELVENPGLREDLRQLLRGIYDLERLTGRAGSGKANARDLVALADSLLKLPELAELAAYGSSPYLKALQKVPPQLEQLGQKLRANLMESPPLHLMEGNLIRVGINPQLDEMRETAKGDQEWIANLEVTERERTGISNLKVGFNKAFGYYISITRSKADQVPINYIRKQTLTNEERFITPELKEREARILTAREDLNRLEYEIFVELRTQVGELSEEIRNVSRAVAAVDVLCGLADVAVYQGYCRPNMVEGREIRIIDGRHPVVEQSLPTGFFVPNSAYLGGESVDPPQPPIPPPAAPPLKRGARGEKSLERPDLIILTGPNASGKSCYLRQVGLIQLMAQTGSFVPAASATLGICDRIFTRVGAVDDLATGQSTFMVEMNETANILNHATAKSLVLLDEIGRGTATFDGLSIAWSVAEYLATEIQSRTIFATHYHELNELASLLPNVANYQVTVKELADEIVFLHQVQPGGADKSYGIEAGRLAGLPTSVIQRAKQVMKQIEKHSKIAVGLRKGIQNKPPVPDAAQAAPMEQLDIFSE from the coding sequence ATGAGCGGATACCTCGAAGCATCTACCTCTCCCAATGAACCTAACGGTGCTAACCCAATTCGCGCTACCGAAAGGGCATTAAGCGTCGCGGCCGAAAATGCAGACCATCACACGGTGGATCGAACTAAACTGACACCGATGATGCAGCACTTCGTGGAGGTAAAAGAGCAGTATCCTCATGCACTGTTGCTTTATCGGGTTGGGGACTTTTATGAAACCTTCTTTCAGGATGCCCGAAGACTAGCGGAAGAACTGGAACTCGTCTTAACCAGTAAGGATGCTGGGAAAGGGATTGGGCGAGTCTATATGACGGGAGTTCCCCACCACGCCTTGGATCGCTATTGTCGGCTGTTGGTGGAAAAAGGATTTGCGATCGCAATTTGTGACCAAGTCGAAGATGCGGCGGTTGCGGCGAAAGAAGGGCGACAAGTGCGGCGTGAAGTTACGCAAATCCTTACCCCAGGTACGTTGCTGGATGAGGGAATGCTGGCAGCGCGGCGCAATAACTTCCTCGCGGCTATGGTGATGGCGGGAAATCATTGGGGTTTGGCGTATGCCGATATTTCCACAGGAGAATTCCTCACTACGCAATCAACGGAGTTAGAACTGCTGGTGCAGGAGCTCATGCGCTTGCAACCCTCAGAAGTGCTGATTCCCACCAATGCCCCTGATTTAATTAGTATGCTGCGACCGGGCGAGAAATCCCAGCATCTGCCCGAGTGTTTGCCGAATTCATTTTGCTATACCTTTCGTCCCCAATCGCCCTTTTCTCCAGCCGAAGCCAGACAAAGAATTATAGAACGGTTTAGGGTGCGATCGCTCGAAGGGATGGGTTGCGAACATCTTCCCCTAGGTGTCCGTGCGGCTGGGGGTTTGCTGGAATATTTGGAAGATACCCAAAAAGAGAATTATGTCGCGCTTCAGTGCTTACGCACTTATACCATTGCCGATTACTTAATTCTCGACCATCAAAGTCGCCGCAATCTGGAAATTACCGCGACAGTTCGGGATAACACCTTTCATGGTTCCCTACTGTGGGCATTGGATAAAACTCACACCGCCATGGGGGGTAGGGCGTTACGTCGTTGGTTGTTGCAACCCCTTTTGGATATTAAAGGGATTCGGGCGCGGCACGATACGATTCAGGAATTGGTAGAAAATCCTGGACTACGGGAAGATTTGCGGCAATTATTGCGCGGTATCTATGACTTAGAACGGCTGACGGGACGTGCGGGTTCAGGTAAGGCGAATGCGCGAGATTTAGTAGCATTAGCTGATTCTCTTTTAAAATTACCAGAACTGGCAGAGCTTGCCGCCTATGGTTCCTCTCCCTACTTAAAAGCTTTGCAGAAAGTGCCGCCCCAATTGGAACAGTTAGGGCAAAAACTCCGTGCCAATTTGATGGAATCGCCTCCTTTACATTTGATGGAAGGGAACTTGATTCGAGTGGGGATTAATCCTCAGTTGGATGAGATGCGGGAAACGGCAAAAGGTGACCAAGAATGGATTGCCAATTTGGAAGTGACGGAGAGAGAACGCACGGGGATTTCTAACTTGAAGGTGGGGTTTAATAAAGCGTTCGGTTACTACATTAGTATTACTCGGAGTAAGGCAGACCAGGTTCCGATTAATTATATTCGCAAGCAAACGCTAACCAATGAGGAGCGTTTTATTACCCCGGAGTTGAAGGAACGGGAAGCGCGAATTCTGACGGCACGGGAAGATTTAAATCGTTTGGAATACGAGATTTTTGTGGAGTTAAGAACACAGGTAGGGGAACTCTCGGAAGAGATTCGCAATGTGTCTCGTGCGGTGGCGGCTGTTGATGTTTTGTGTGGTTTGGCAGATGTGGCGGTGTATCAAGGATATTGCCGTCCCAATATGGTGGAAGGGCGGGAAATTAGGATTATTGATGGGCGTCATCCGGTGGTGGAACAGTCTTTGCCGACTGGGTTTTTTGTACCAAATTCGGCTTATTTAGGAGGGGAGTCAGTCGATCCCCCCCAACCCCCGATCCCCCCGCCTGCGGCACCCCCCTTAAAAAGGGGGGCAAGGGGGGAGAAGAGTTTAGAACGTCCGGATTTGATTATTTTGACGGGGCCGAATGCCAGTGGGAAGAGTTGTTATTTGCGGCAGGTGGGGTTGATTCAGTTGATGGCACAAACCGGGAGTTTTGTGCCGGCGGCGTCGGCGACTTTAGGAATATGCGATCGCATTTTTACGCGGGTGGGTGCGGTGGATGATTTGGCGACGGGTCAATCGACGTTTATGGTGGAGATGAATGAAACGGCGAATATCCTTAACCATGCGACGGCTAAATCTCTGGTTCTTCTCGATGAAATTGGCAGAGGTACGGCAACCTTTGATGGTCTTTCTATTGCTTGGTCGGTGGCAGAATATTTAGCAACTGAGATTCAATCACGGACAATTTTTGCTACCCATTATCACGAACTGAATGAACTTGCTTCGCTGCTACCCAATGTTGCTAACTATCAGGTAACGGTGAAAGAATTAGCGGATGAAATTGTGTTTTTGCACCAAGTTCAACCCGGTGGGGCGGATAAGTCTTATGGAATTGAAGCAGGGCGTTTAGCGGGGTTACCCACATCTGTGATTCAACGGGCAAAGCAGGTGATGAAGCAAATTGAAAAGCACAGCAAAATTGCAGTTGGGCTGCGTAAAGGAATTCAAAACAAGCCACCTGTGCCGGATGCTGCTCAAGCCGCACCCATGGAACAGTTAGATATTTTTAGTGAATAA